Proteins encoded within one genomic window of Fibrobacterota bacterium:
- a CDS encoding terminase produces the protein MKEVGMEPGGLARWQWDGYPLYHQARTNLLIHIVLVPVFLGGNIALIAGLVRLSWAMALAGLAAMIISFAAQGYGHGREANPSIPFSGPANAFARIFLEQWVTFPRFFLTGGWSRALRSVPLRIRQKN, from the coding sequence ATGAAGGAGGTTGGCATGGAACCGGGAGGATTGGCGCGCTGGCAGTGGGACGGTTATCCGCTCTATCACCAGGCCCGGACGAACCTCTTGATCCACATCGTCCTCGTCCCCGTCTTCCTGGGCGGAAACATCGCCTTGATCGCCGGTCTCGTGCGGCTGTCCTGGGCCATGGCCCTGGCCGGCTTGGCCGCCATGATTATTTCCTTCGCGGCCCAGGGTTACGGGCATGGACGCGAGGCCAATCCCTCCATCCCTTTTTCAGGCCCCGCCAACGCCTTCGCGCGCATCTTCCTCGAACAATGGGTCACCTTCCCGCGCTTTTTCCTCACCGGCGGCTGGTCGCGCGCCTTGCGGTCCGTGCCTTTACGAATCCGCCAAAAAAACTAG